A DNA window from Salarias fasciatus chromosome 23 unlocalized genomic scaffold, fSalaFa1.1 super_scaffold_20, whole genome shotgun sequence contains the following coding sequences:
- the LOC115383617 gene encoding scavenger receptor cysteine-rich type 1 protein M130-like gives VGGSSGCSGQVELKHLGEWRPVDSFYWILEIASDSVRLMNGSSRCSGRLQVKTNPSDQSWSSVCEADLDLQDAQVVCRELGCGAPSVLQGALYGDVQTPTWSPEFQCGGHESALLDCRSSGSARSSCSPGKAAGLTCSGDEFRLVGGASRCAGSLELKYLGDQRPVADYFFMLKTAALMCEHLNCGCAVSLESTVVSVQSVWGIHPECVQSHSDLWSCVGSWSSSDTLKLTCSGMIC, from the exons gtgggaggaagctctggctgttcaggtCAAGTGGAGCTGAAACACCTCGGAGAATGGAGACCAGTGGACAGCTTTTACTGGATCCTGGA AATTGCTTCTG actcggtgcggctgatgaatggatccagtcgttgttcaggcagactgcaggtgaagactaacccatCTGACCAGagctggtcctcagtgtgtgaagcagacctggacctgcaggatgcacaggtggtgtgtcgggagctgggttGCGGTGCTCCTTCAGTcttgcagggggcgctctacggagacgtgcagactcccacgtggagcccagagttccagtgtggaggccatgagtctgctctgctggactgtagaagctcaggctcagctagaagcagctgctcacctggtaaagctgctggactcacctgctcag gggatgagttcaggttggtgggaggagccagtcgctgtgcaggaagtctggagctgaaatatcttGGTGACCAGAGACCTGTGGCGGACTATTTTTTCatgctgaagacagcagctctcatgtgtgaacatctgaactgtggctgtGCTGTTTCTCTTGAATCAACTGTTGTGTCAGTTCAATCTGTGTGGGGAATCCATCCAGAATGTGTTCAATCTCATTCTGATCTGTGGAGCTGTGTGGGGTCATGGAGTTCCTCTGAcaccctgaaactcacctgctcaggtatgaTTTGTtga